The region ACCACCTCCTGCTGCTGGTGGCCCTTCACCTTCTAAAACGGAAAAACCTTCAGATAAAGCGGGCGATATCATCAAGCAGTACTTGAATCGACGTGGTGGTCGCTGATTTCTGGGCTCTCGCTCTTTGATCATCCCCAAGAGATCATCCCCAAGATTCTCAACCTAAAGTCTTTTCAGCATTCATCCCGGCTCTTGGAAGGAATGAGTGAAATTCTGATTCAAACTGAGACTCAGATCTTGACCTCGCCCTGCAAAATGCCCAGAACAATTGTGTCTGAGCATTCATTGAACAGGATATCGCCTGGCTCCACTCTTCGGCTTGCTGGAATCTTTTTATGAGCACTGCGGATACCAATGCTGCTGAACAGCAGAGACGTTACCGGGAATTTCTCGACCTGATGCCTCTCACCTTATCCCTGGCCGGGCTCCCGCAAAGCGACTCCGGGAAATACTACACGGAAGAGCAGATCGAAGTGCGTGCCTTTGCCGTCAGGCACGCCTACAAAGTCGCTCGGCAACTGGTTCGCGAAGCTGTCAATCGTTAGCGATTTTCCGACCCATGGATGCGGGTCGTCGGCAGGTTTCAGCATTTTGAAACCACACCCCAGACAAGCGGGTATTTTCAAACAGGGATGCATGGAATGACTGAAACGTCGGAAATCCAGCTTGTCGATCGTTGCCTCGAGGGTGAACCTGACGCGACAGTTCTCTTCGTGCGCAAATTTGAGCGACTCGTCTATTCCATTGCAATCCGCATGCTGGGACATCATCAGGATGCGGAAGATGTCACCCAGGAATCACTCACGCGGGCCATCAGGCATCTGGGTAACTGGAATCCCGCACGTCCGCTGAAACCCTGGCTGTTAGCGATTGTCGTCAACCGCTGCAAATCCAGACTGAGCTTGAAATCTCGTCCGCAGGGATCTTCCCTCGAAGAGCATTCGGCACAGCACCTCAGTGTCCCGGCAACTCAGACGCAATCGGCCATCCAGGCAGAGACCGCACTTCAAATTCAAGTGGCTATGGAGAGCCTTAAGCCCGAATATCGACAGGTCTTTGAATTGTTTTACAAAGAAGAGCGATCTGTCGATGAAATCTCTCAACTCCTGAATGTTCCTGAAGGAACCGTCAAGACCTGGCTCCATCGCGGTCGCAAGGCTCTCGCAACAATTCTCAAAGAGCGACAACTCATTTCCGAATCCTCAAAATGAGCTTCAGGCAATGTGAAACCTCTAGGGATTCCATTTTTAGGGATTCCATTTTTGATCATGGGTGAATCGTGGATTGCCATCAATTTCATACAGAACTGGACAGCCTGAATTCTGCCAACACCGAACTTGATCATTCCTTGTTGAGCGAACCCGCCCGGAAACATTTGCTCAATTGTCCGGATTGCCTGACTCACTGGCATGACGAAACACAGCTCAGCGCAGCCATCTCAACCTGGAAAAATTCAACCTCGAAAAAGTCCTCCGCTGCGCCTCTCCAGAGTCGAGTCAGTCGCAAATCCCCAACCAACAGCACAGCAACCCGGCATATTCAACAAGGCCGCTACATCACTCGCTGGGCCATCACCACCATTGCAGCCTGCCTTGTGCTGGGAGTGCTCGCATTTCGTGCACCTAGCTCCATTGAAATCGTTGTTTCAACCTTCGATACCCATCGTCCGGCGGCAACTTCCGCACCACTATGGATCACCGCTGCGACATTATCGGCCAGCCAGTTCTCAGCCAGCCAGTTCTCAGGCGGTTCATCTCCTGACCAGACAGTCAGATTCTCACCTGCTTCTCAAACGAAGGCTGGGACTTCAGAATTCCACACAGCAGCGATGCAACCCTCGGATTCGATACCTGCAGCAGGTTCAACCAGCCGGCCGGAGTTGACCACCTACCTGTCATTGAGCCAGCCGGCGCTCCCTCTGGCGAAGCTGCGAGAACCGGTCGAGGCCTGGAACTCCAAACTTCAGCAAAAGCATCAGGGTCCATTTCTGGAAACTGTCGGCGGGCTTTATGTCCCTGTCCCTGCTCCACCCGTCGAGCAATGGCAGCAGGTCGCAGTCACTGTCGCTCCACTCAGCCAACACCTGGCTGATGCCTTTGCTGTCCTCTGCTCCCCCTTCCGGCAGTCAGAAGCGGAGCCTGTGGATATCCCCGGGGCATACAACGTCCCCTCATCCACCTACGAGTTTTCTCCACTGCCTTCCAGCAACAAACTCTCTCCTTATGGAAATCCAGCCTCCAGCCTGAGTTAGTTCTGCGCCAGCAAGTGCATTTCACTCGAACTGACCGAGCATGTCTTTACCGTCCGGCCATCAGCCGCTCGACGTACTTCCCCAGAATGTCTGTCTCGATATTCACCGTATCGCCCACTTGACGCTGGCCTAACGTCGTTTCTTTCAACGTATGGGGAATCAAGGCGACGCTGAAACCATCCCGTTTGGCCTCGACGACAGTCAAACTCACACCATCGACTGTCACACTCCCCTTAGGCACCAGTTGCCGTGCCAGTTCCGGAGCTAACGCGAATGCCATAAAGACCCAGTCCGCCTCGTGATCGATCGACAAGATCCTGGCAGTCCCATCAACATGACCCTGCACAATATGGCCTCCAAAACGGGCATTCGCTTTCATGGCCCGCTCCAGATTCACACTCGCACCGCTGGCCAACGTTCCGAGGTTTGTTTTCGACAGTGTCTCACTCCCCGCCTGAAAACTCCATTTCTCAGCCGGTTCTCCCTGGT is a window of Planctopirus limnophila DSM 3776 DNA encoding:
- a CDS encoding riboflavin synthase → MQDTRSGEVGMFTGLVEGMGQIEAVVSEPGGVRIVVSPPVQMLLPEDPAVLGESVAINGCCLTVVELQNQGEPAEKWSFQAGSETLSKTNLGTLASGASVNLERAMKANARFGGHIVQGHVDGTARILSIDHEADWVFMAFALAPELARQLVPKGSVTVDGVSLTVVEAKRDGFSVALIPHTLKETTLGQRQVGDTVNIETDILGKYVERLMAGR
- a CDS encoding RNA polymerase sigma factor, which encodes MTETSEIQLVDRCLEGEPDATVLFVRKFERLVYSIAIRMLGHHQDAEDVTQESLTRAIRHLGNWNPARPLKPWLLAIVVNRCKSRLSLKSRPQGSSLEEHSAQHLSVPATQTQSAIQAETALQIQVAMESLKPEYRQVFELFYKEERSVDEISQLLNVPEGTVKTWLHRGRKALATILKERQLISESSK